The following proteins are co-located in the Dromiciops gliroides isolate mDroGli1 chromosome 2, mDroGli1.pri, whole genome shotgun sequence genome:
- the LOC122739424 gene encoding 40S ribosomal protein SA-like, producing the protein MARETSTISGALDVLKMKEKDVLKFLTAGTHLGGNNLDFQMDVQMEQGIYKRKSDSIYIIYLKRTWEKLLLAARSIVAIENSDVSVISSKNTGQQALLKFVAATGTTPIAGHFTPGTFTNQIQAAFWKSRLLVVTDPRADHQPLSEASYVNLPTIALCNTDSPLRYVGIAIPCNKGAHSVGLMCWMLAREVLCMRGTISREHPWEVMPDLYFYRNPEEIEKEEQATAEKAVTKEEFQGEWTAPAPEFTAAQPEVADWSEGVQVLSVPIQQFLTEDWSAQPATKDWSMAPTAQATEWVGTTTEGS; encoded by the exons ATGGCCAG GGAAACTTCCACAATCTCAGGAGCCTTAGATGTCTTGAAGATGAAGGAGAAGGATGTCCTCAAATTTCTCACTGCAGGAACACATTTGGGTGGCAATAATTTGGACTTCCAGATGGATGTCCAGATGGAACAGGGCATCTACAAAAGGAAGAGTGACAGCATCTACATCATTTATTTGAAGAGAACTTGGGAAAAGCTTCTGCTTGCTGCTCGCTCCATTGTTGCCATTGAAAATTCTGATGTTAGTGTCATCTCATCCAAGAACACTGGCCAGCAAGCTCTTCTGAAATTTGTTGCTGCCACTGGCACTACACCTATTGCTGGACATTTCACCCCAGGTACCTTCACTAACCAGATTCAGGCAGCTTTCTGGAAATCTCGCCTCTTGGTGGTCACTGATCCTCGGGCAGATCACCAGCCTCTGTCTGAAGCATCATATGTTAACCTCCCAACCATTGCATTGTGCAACACAGATTCTCCACTTCGCTATGTGGGCATTGCCATCCCATGCAACAAGGGAGCTCACTCTGTGGGTCTGATGTGTTGGATGCTGGCCCGTGAAGTTCTATGTATGCGTGGTACCATTTCCCGAGAACACCCATGGGAAGTGATGCCTGATCTTTACTTCTACAGAAATCcagaggagattgagaaggaagagcaggCCACAGCTGAGAAGGCAGTGACAAAGGAGGAATTTCAGGGTGAATGGACTGCCCCTGCCCCAGAATTCACTGCTGCTCAACCAGAGGTAGCTGATTGGTCTGAGGGAGTGCAGGTGCTATCTGTGCCCATTCAGCAGTTCCTTACTGAAGACTGGAGTGCTCAGCCTGCTACCAAGGACTGGTCTATGGCTCCTACTGCTCAGGCCACTGAGTGGGTAGGAACTACCACAGAGGGGTCCTAA